One Streptomyces umbrinus genomic window, ATCGCGCTCACCGTGCAGCAGACCGCCCGCCCGACCGGCTTCCCCTCCCCGGACCACTTCCGCTTCGCCGAGTCGCCCGTGCCCGAGCCCTCGCCGGGCACGGCCCTCGTGGAGAACCTCTACTGGTCCGTCGACCCGTACCACCGCGAGATGATGGACGGGGACTTCGAGTTGAACGCCCCGCTGGAGGGCCGCACGCTCGGCCGGATCGTCGAGTCGCGCGACCCGGCGCTCCCCGAGGGGGAGATCGTGTTCCACCGCCACGGCTGGCGCACCCACTCCGTCGTACGCCCGGAGGAGACAAGACTGCTCCCGCACCACGACGGCGTACCCCTCTCCGCCCATCTGAGCGTGCTCGGCGGTACCGGCCTGACCGCGTACGTCGGTCTGACACGCATCGCCCGGCTCCGCGAGGGGGACGACCTGTTCGTCTCCGCGGCGGCGGGCGGGGTCGGCACGGCCACCGGACGCTTCGCCCGGCTCATGGGCGCGGGACTGCTGGTGGGCAGCGCGGGTTCGGCGGCCAAGGTCGCACACCTCAAGGAACACGTCGGCTACGACGAGGCCTTCGACCACCACGAGGGCCCCGTCGCCGAGCAGTTGGCGAAGGCGGCACCGGACGGCATCGACGTGTTCGTCGACAACGTCGGCGGCGACCACCTCGGCGCGGCGATCGGCGCCCTGCGCGAGCACGGCCGGGTGGTGCGCATCGGCACGGTCGGCCAGTACAACACCCGGGACGCCCCGCCCGTCCTCTTCAACCATGCCGACGTCGTCGAGAAGAGCCTGCGCATCGAGGGCTTCCTCGTGAGCAACCACCGCGGGCTGCAGGAGGAGTTGTACGAGTTCGC contains:
- a CDS encoding NADP-dependent oxidoreductase; protein product: MNDIALTVQQTARPTGFPSPDHFRFAESPVPEPSPGTALVENLYWSVDPYHREMMDGDFELNAPLEGRTLGRIVESRDPALPEGEIVFHRHGWRTHSVVRPEETRLLPHHDGVPLSAHLSVLGGTGLTAYVGLTRIARLREGDDLFVSAAAGGVGTATGRFARLMGAGLLVGSAGSAAKVAHLKEHVGYDEAFDHHEGPVAEQLAKAAPDGIDVFVDNVGGDHLGAAIGALREHGRVVRIGTVGQYNTRDAPPVLFNHADVVEKSLRIEGFLVSNHRGLQEELYEFAVPHLLDGRLTPDETVVDGFEEIVDAFVSMLRGGNTGKMIVRRTGNGL